The sequence TTAGCCTTCAGGGGCACGCTATAAGTCAAACCACGCTCCAAGCACTCATCGATGCTGTAACGAGGTGGGTCGATATAGTAATCCAAGAACTCAAGAACGAAATTATTACGTGTATCGGTGATAGGGAAGTTCTCAGCGAACACCTTATACAAGCCGTCATTCTTGCGTTCCTCAGGCGGAGTATCCAACTGCAGGAAGTCTTTGAACGACTTTAATTGCACATCAAGGAAATCCGGGAATGGCATCGGATTTTTGACGCTGCCAAAGTTTACTCTGTTATCTATTATTTTTGAAGCCATAAATTATAATTTAAATAAAAAGGCTAGGAACCCCCGACTGGGGAGTCCCTAACCGATTGCTATTTGTATGTAACTGATTACTTCAGCTCAACCTCGGCACCAGCGGCCTCGATGGTCTTCTTCAGGTTCTCAGCCTCTTCCTTGCTCAGACCCTCCTTAACGGTAGCAGGAGCACCGTCTACGAGATCCTTAGCCTCTTTCAGACCAAGACCACAAGCCTCCTTAACGGCCTTTACAACCTGCAGCTTAGCAGCACCGGCTGACTTCAGAACTACGTCGAATGAAGTCTTCTCCTCAGCTGCATCAGCAGCACCAGCTGCAGCAGGACCAGCGGCAACAGCAACAGCTGCAGCGGCGGGCTCAATTCCATACTCGTCCTTCAGGACAGTTGCCAACTCATTAACTTCTTTTACAGTAAGGTTTACCAACTCTTCTGCAATAGCTTTAATATCTGCCATTTTATTTAAAATTTTAATTGTTTTTAATTTGAATGTTACTTATTTCGCTTATTTGTTACGCTCAGCGATAGCGTCAAGCAGACCGTGAACCTTGCCACCAGCGTTCAAGCCAGAAACAACATTCTTGATTGGAGACTGCAGCAGAGCTACAACCTCGGCGATCAGTTCGTTCTTGCTCTTGATTGCTACGAGCTCATCAAGCTTGTCAGCACCAACGAAGAAGCTCTCCTCAGCATATGCACCCTTCAGGGCGGGGATACCTTCCTTCTTGTACTCCTTGATCAGCTTAGCAGGAACGTTAGCTGTCTGTGCGAACATAACAGCTGTGTTACCCTTCAAGCACTCATAAAGTGGAGTGAAATCAATCTCTGAAGCCTCAAATGCCTTCTGGAGAAGAGTGTTCTTCACCACCAGCAACTTAATCTCATTCTTGAAGCACTTCTCACGGAGCTCTGATGTCTTAGCGGCATCGAGACCGGTCAGGTCAACAAGATAGAAATGAGGATATGCCTTCAGTTTCTCTCCAAGTTCTACAATGATAGTATCTTTTACTTCCTTTTTCATTTGTCTAATCTTTTAACGAGTTATTCAACTGATTTAGGATCTACCTTGATACCCATGCTCATAGTGCTTGAGAGGAAGATACTCTTAATGTATGTACCCTTAGCAGCGGCGGGCTTCAGCTTGATAATGGTAGAGATAAACTCCTTAGCATTCTCAAAGATCTGATCACCAGTGAAGTTGATCTTACCAATTGATGTGTGCACGATACCTGCCTTATCAACCTTAAAGTCAATCTTACCCTGCTTAACTTCCTTAACTGCCTTAGCAACATCCATAGTAACAGTACCACTCTTGGGGTTTGGCATCAGTCCGCGGGGACCGAGCACACGGCCCAAAGGACCGAGCTTACCCATGCAAGAAGGCATTGTGATGATAACATCAACATCTGTCCAACCACCCTTGATCTTCTCGATATACTCGTCAAGACCTACGTAGTCGGCACCTGCTTCCTTAGCAGCAGCCTCCTGATCAGGAGTACAGAGAGCGAGCACACGTGTAACCTTACCAGTTCCGTTTGGCAGCGATACAACGCCACGAACCATCTGGTTAGCCTTACGTGGATCAACGCCCAAGCGTACATCGATATCAACTGAAGCGTCGAACTTAGTGGTGGTAATTTCCTTCACCAGTGCGGCGGCTTCCTTCAAAGAGTATGCTTTCCCTGCTTCAACCTTATCAGCGACCAACTTTTGATTTTTTGTCAGTTTACTCATTGTCTCTAATTGAAGTTATTAATTATTTACCAGGGAACTCCCCTTCTACAGTGATACCCATACTACGCGCTGTACCAGCGATCAGCTTCATAGCTGACTCTACGGTAAAGCAGTTCAAGTCCTTCAGCTTGTCCTCAGCAATAACGCGAACCTGATCCCAAGTTACCTTGGCTACCTTCTTACGGTTTGGCTCAGCACTACCGCTCTTCAGCTTAGCAGCTTCCTTCAGCTGTACAGCTGCGGGAGGAGTCTTCAGCTCGAAAGAGAATGACTTGTCAGTGTAGTAGGTGATAACAACAGGAATAATCTTTCCTGCCTTATCCTGGGTTCTGGCGTTGAACTCTTTGCAGAATCCCATAATGTTAATTCCCTTAGAACCCAGTGCAGGTCCTACTGGAGGTGAGGGATTCGCAGCGCCACCTTTAATCTGTAATTTGATTAATCCAGCAACTTCTTTAGCCATTTCTGTTTGTTATTAATTGAATTTTGTTATATAAGCATCAGGAGTGGAAGCCTCCCTCTACCGATATAGAGAACAGGCGAACCGTAACATTCACCCTATTCCTTTTCTACCTGATTATATCCAAGCTCCAGAGGAGTCTTGCGACCGAAAATCTTAACCATAACTTTCAGCTTGTGTTTCTCGGCATTCACCTCTTCGATAATTCCGCTGAATCCGCTGAAAGGTCCATCTGTTACCTTAACTGCTTCATCCACAGCATAAGGTACACCAATCTCTTCACTCTTTATCTCCGTCTCCTCGGCAGTACCAAGGATTCTGTTAATATCACTCTGCTTTACAGGGGTTGGATTATCCAAACCGCCCAAGAAGCCTAACACATTAGGCATAAAGCGCAGTGTGTGAGCCATCTCACCCTGAAGGTTGGCCTCTACCAACACATAACCTGGCAAGAACAGCTTCTCCTTAACCACACGCTTACCATTACGCAGCTGAGCATATTTCTCGGTAGGCAGTAACACCTGACCAACGTTTGCTTGGAGGAAAGAGTCACGCTTCATCAAGGCCTCAAGGTATTCCTTTACCTTGGCCTCTTTACCGCTAACAGCGCGAAGTACGTACCATTTCATTCCTGACTGAGCCATCTCTCAAACAACGTTTATTAACCGGGATAAACCATACTCATTACCGACTTGAACACAAAGTCCATGGCCCATACTACCAAAGCAATAATAAGCGATGCTGAAAGCACCACTACTGCACTATGAGTCAAC is a genomic window of Xylanibacter ruminicola 23 containing:
- the rplJ gene encoding 50S ribosomal protein L10; the protein is MKKEVKDTIIVELGEKLKAYPHFYLVDLTGLDAAKTSELREKCFKNEIKLLVVKNTLLQKAFEASEIDFTPLYECLKGNTAVMFAQTANVPAKLIKEYKKEGIPALKGAYAEESFFVGADKLDELVAIKSKNELIAEVVALLQSPIKNVVSGLNAGGKVHGLLDAIAERNK
- the secE gene encoding preprotein translocase subunit SecE, with protein sequence MFKKFIDYCKACYDELAHKTTWPSRKELTHSAVVVLSASLIIALVVWAMDFVFKSVMSMVYPG
- the nusG gene encoding transcription termination/antitermination protein NusG is translated as MAQSGMKWYVLRAVSGKEAKVKEYLEALMKRDSFLQANVGQVLLPTEKYAQLRNGKRVVKEKLFLPGYVLVEANLQGEMAHTLRFMPNVLGFLGGLDNPTPVKQSDINRILGTAEETEIKSEEIGVPYAVDEAVKVTDGPFSGFSGIIEEVNAEKHKLKVMVKIFGRKTPLELGYNQVEKE
- the rplL gene encoding 50S ribosomal protein L7/L12 — translated: MADIKAIAEELVNLTVKEVNELATVLKDEYGIEPAAAAVAVAAGPAAAGAADAAEEKTSFDVVLKSAGAAKLQVVKAVKEACGLGLKEAKDLVDGAPATVKEGLSKEEAENLKKTIEAAGAEVELK
- the rplA gene encoding 50S ribosomal protein L1, with protein sequence MSKLTKNQKLVADKVEAGKAYSLKEAAALVKEITTTKFDASVDIDVRLGVDPRKANQMVRGVVSLPNGTGKVTRVLALCTPDQEAAAKEAGADYVGLDEYIEKIKGGWTDVDVIITMPSCMGKLGPLGRVLGPRGLMPNPKSGTVTMDVAKAVKEVKQGKIDFKVDKAGIVHTSIGKINFTGDQIFENAKEFISTIIKLKPAAAKGTYIKSIFLSSTMSMGIKVDPKSVE
- the rplK gene encoding 50S ribosomal protein L11 encodes the protein MAKEVAGLIKLQIKGGAANPSPPVGPALGSKGINIMGFCKEFNARTQDKAGKIIPVVITYYTDKSFSFELKTPPAAVQLKEAAKLKSGSAEPNRKKVAKVTWDQVRVIAEDKLKDLNCFTVESAMKLIAGTARSMGITVEGEFPGK